In Paracoccus fistulariae, a single window of DNA contains:
- a CDS encoding DegQ family serine endoprotease has translation MKSLSPRYLLSASALAMTVGLGIAAAQQAQQAPQDDVSPEASQRAQEAANNNEPLGAVATDAAPGQVMPDSFADLVEQVAPAVVNITTTAVVSRPTGGNGPNFPEGSPFSDLFRDFGFPGFPNEGGPGDRGMPQRSNALGSGFVISSDGYIVTNNHVIDGADEIEIEFYSGKTLPAKVVGTDPNTDVALLKVDSDAAIPFVKFGNSDSARVGDWVLALGNPLGQGFSASSGIVSARNRELSGTYDDYLQTDAAINRGNSGGPLFNLDGEVIGVNTAILSPNGGSIGIGFSMTSNVVSSVVDQLKEYGETRRGWLGVKIQDVTPDMAEALGLTTESGAMVTDVPDGPAKDAGMRAGDVIIGFDGQDVVDTRSLVRRVAEAPAGEAVDVVVQRQNGPETLSVTLGRRETAEGTGDDNSRNQPQESKTDQMLGMTLGSITPEIAADMGLPRDTSGLVVQEVDPESEAAEKGLMPGDIITEAAQQPIASVADLKDRIAQTRDAGRKSLLVLIRRDGEPRFVALPVDEE, from the coding sequence ATGAAATCGCTTTCTCCTCGGTATCTCCTGTCGGCTTCGGCCTTGGCGATGACTGTCGGGCTTGGCATTGCGGCCGCGCAACAGGCGCAACAGGCCCCGCAGGACGATGTCTCGCCCGAAGCCAGCCAGCGGGCGCAGGAGGCTGCCAATAATAACGAGCCGCTTGGCGCCGTGGCCACCGATGCAGCGCCCGGTCAGGTGATGCCCGACAGCTTTGCCGATCTGGTCGAACAGGTCGCCCCGGCGGTGGTGAATATCACCACCACGGCGGTCGTGTCGCGCCCGACCGGCGGCAATGGCCCGAACTTCCCGGAAGGCAGTCCGTTTTCCGATCTGTTCCGCGATTTCGGCTTTCCCGGCTTCCCGAATGAAGGCGGCCCGGGCGATCGCGGCATGCCGCAGCGCTCGAACGCGCTTGGCTCGGGCTTCGTGATTTCCTCGGATGGCTATATCGTCACGAATAACCACGTCATCGACGGCGCCGATGAGATCGAGATCGAATTCTATTCCGGCAAGACGCTGCCCGCGAAGGTCGTCGGCACCGATCCGAATACCGATGTCGCGCTGCTGAAGGTTGACAGCGACGCCGCCATTCCCTTCGTCAAATTCGGCAATTCCGATAGTGCCCGCGTCGGCGATTGGGTGCTGGCGCTTGGCAACCCGCTGGGGCAGGGCTTCTCGGCCAGTTCGGGGATCGTGTCGGCGCGGAACCGCGAATTGTCGGGCACCTATGACGATTACCTGCAGACCGATGCCGCGATCAACCGGGGCAATTCGGGCGGTCCGCTGTTCAATCTGGACGGCGAGGTGATCGGCGTGAATACCGCGATCCTGTCGCCCAATGGCGGCTCGATCGGGATCGGTTTCTCGATGACCTCGAATGTGGTCTCCAGCGTGGTGGATCAGCTGAAGGAATATGGCGAAACCCGTCGCGGCTGGCTGGGCGTCAAGATCCAGGACGTCACCCCGGACATGGCCGAGGCGCTTGGCCTGACCACCGAAAGCGGCGCGATGGTCACGGATGTGCCCGATGGCCCGGCCAAGGATGCGGGCATGCGCGCGGGCGATGTGATCATCGGCTTTGACGGTCAGGACGTGGTCGATACGCGCTCGCTTGTGCGCCGCGTGGCCGAGGCCCCTGCGGGCGAGGCGGTGGATGTCGTGGTGCAGCGCCAGAACGGTCCCGAAACCCTCAGCGTGACGCTGGGCCGTCGCGAAACGGCCGAGGGCACGGGCGACGACAATTCCCGCAACCAGCCGCAGGAATCGAAGACCGATCAGATGCTGGGCATGACGCTGGGCTCGATCACGCCAGAGATCGCGGCGGATATGGGCCTGCCGCGCGACACCAGCGGGCTGGTCGTGCAAGAGGTCGATCCCGAAAGCGAAGCGGCTGAAAAAGGGCTGATGCCGGGGGATATCATCACCGAGGCGGCGCAGCAGCCGATTGCCAGCGTCGCGGATCTGAAGGACCGGATCGCGCAAACCCGCGATGCGGGGCGCAAATCCCTGCTGGTGCTGATCCGCCGCGATGGTGAGCCGCGCTTTGTGGCGCTGCCGGTGGACGAGGAATAA
- a CDS encoding 2Fe-2S iron-sulfur cluster-binding protein has protein sequence MAKITYIEHNGTRHEVEVKPGMTVMEGARDNGIPGIDADCGGACACSTCHVYVAPEWIDKLPARDPMEEDMLDFAYEPDPERSRLTCQLQVTEDLDGLVVQMPERQI, from the coding sequence ATGGCGAAAATCACCTATATCGAGCATAACGGCACCCGGCACGAGGTCGAGGTCAAGCCCGGCATGACGGTGATGGAGGGTGCGCGCGACAATGGCATTCCCGGGATCGACGCCGATTGCGGCGGGGCCTGCGCCTGTTCCACCTGCCACGTCTATGTCGCGCCGGAATGGATCGACAAACTGCCCGCCCGCGATCCGATGGAAGAGGATATGCTGGACTTTGCCTATGAGCCCGATCCCGAACGCTCTCGTCTGACCTGCCAGTTGCAGGTGACCGAGGATCTGGACGGGCTGGTCGTGCAGATGCCCGAACGCCAGATCTGA
- a CDS encoding alpha/beta hydrolase has product MPPSRRDILAALTATAMGGIASKARAQPEPRRARVITDERASSFDIGPQDAGWRVFVGLPRMPAPADGYSAIIATDGNASFPGLWDRREKLAPDAPVVVIGIGYPTEYTVDTERRWFDLTSPGQPPTSPAELMMQTRPERRTGGRANFLQALADGILPAVVSRVALNMQDLTLYGHSLGGLFTLHALYTRPTLFARYVASDPSIWWNNGEALREAAAFAGGIRAAGGDVVPPREVLVARSAALSNDSRLQSLPALVEILRDIDGLDVTYQSYPDETHGSLPGIMMDQALDLHLGRLGQ; this is encoded by the coding sequence ATGCCCCCCTCACGCCGAGATATCCTTGCCGCGCTGACCGCGACTGCCATGGGCGGCATAGCCAGCAAGGCCCGCGCCCAGCCGGAGCCCAGAAGGGCCCGCGTCATCACGGATGAGCGCGCCAGCAGCTTTGACATCGGACCGCAGGATGCGGGCTGGCGCGTCTTTGTCGGCCTGCCCCGCATGCCCGCCCCCGCCGATGGATATTCCGCCATCATCGCTACCGACGGCAATGCCAGCTTTCCGGGCCTGTGGGACCGGCGAGAGAAGCTGGCCCCCGACGCGCCCGTGGTGGTGATCGGCATCGGCTATCCCACCGAATACACCGTCGATACCGAACGGCGCTGGTTCGATCTGACCTCGCCCGGTCAGCCGCCGACGAGCCCGGCGGAACTGATGATGCAGACCCGCCCTGAACGCCGCACCGGCGGGCGCGCCAATTTCCTGCAGGCGCTTGCCGATGGCATCCTGCCCGCCGTCGTAAGCCGGGTGGCGCTGAACATGCAGGATCTGACGCTCTACGGGCATTCTCTGGGCGGGCTGTTCACCTTGCATGCGCTGTATACGCGGCCGACGCTTTTCGCGCGCTATGTCGCATCTGACCCCTCGATCTGGTGGAACAATGGCGAGGCCCTGCGCGAGGCTGCAGCTTTCGCGGGCGGGATCAGGGCGGCAGGCGGCGATGTCGTTCCGCCACGTGAGGTGCTGGTCGCGCGCTCAGCGGCACTCAGCAATGACAGCCGGTTGCAATCCCTGCCCGCACTGGTCGAGATCCTGCGCGACATCGACGGGCTGGACGTGACCTATCAGTCCTATCCCGACGAAACCCACGGATCGCTGCCGGGTATCATGATGGATCAGGCGCTGGACCTGCATCTGGGGCGATTGGGGCAATAG
- the hisA gene encoding 1-(5-phosphoribosyl)-5-[(5-phosphoribosylamino)methylideneamino]imidazole-4-carboxamide isomerase has translation MILYPAIDLKDGNCVRLLRGEMEAATVFGTDPAAQARAFQDAGAQWLHLVDLNGAFAGHPVNAEAVEAILAAITVPAQLGGGIRDMATIESWISRGLSRVILGTVAVEDPDLVRDAARAFPGKIAVGIDARAGKVATRGWATETDVMATDLARRFEDAGVAAIIYTDIDRDGAMQGPNIPATEALARAVDIPVIASGGVSSMDDLQALNATGVIAGAISGRALYDGAIDLSQALALLK, from the coding sequence ATGATCCTCTATCCCGCCATCGACCTGAAAGACGGCAATTGCGTGCGCCTTCTGCGCGGCGAGATGGAGGCGGCGACGGTGTTCGGCACCGATCCGGCGGCGCAGGCGCGGGCCTTTCAGGATGCCGGGGCGCAATGGCTGCATCTGGTCGATCTGAACGGCGCCTTTGCCGGGCATCCGGTCAATGCCGAGGCGGTCGAGGCGATCCTGGCCGCCATTACCGTGCCCGCGCAGCTGGGCGGCGGCATCCGCGACATGGCCACCATCGAAAGCTGGATCAGCCGCGGGCTGAGCCGGGTGATCCTGGGCACCGTCGCCGTCGAGGACCCCGATCTGGTGCGCGATGCCGCCCGCGCCTTTCCGGGCAAGATCGCCGTCGGCATCGACGCACGCGCGGGCAAGGTCGCGACCCGTGGCTGGGCGACCGAGACCGATGTGATGGCCACCGATCTGGCCCGCCGCTTTGAAGATGCCGGGGTGGCCGCGATCATCTATACCGATATCGACCGCGACGGCGCGATGCAGGGCCCCAACATCCCCGCGACCGAGGCACTGGCCCGCGCGGTGGATATCCCGGTGATCGCTTCGGGCGGCGTGTCCTCGATGGACGATCTGCAGGCGCTGAACGCGACCGGCGTGATTGCCGGGGCGATCTCGGGCCGCGCGCTCTATGACGGCGCGATCGACCTGTCGCAGGCTTTGGCGCTGCTGAAATAG
- a CDS encoding DUF2147 domain-containing protein has product MRKLIIAAALAVAGTAVAADPIEGVWQTQPDEGSFAYVTIAPCGGGFCGTISRTFKDGAEYKSPNIGRQIVRNMSAQGGGNYSGQVWRPANDKIYSGKATVSGNRMSLSGCVAGGLICKSQTWAKIQ; this is encoded by the coding sequence ATGCGCAAACTTATCATCGCTGCGGCCCTGGCCGTGGCGGGTACCGCCGTAGCCGCAGACCCGATCGAGGGCGTGTGGCAAACGCAGCCCGATGAAGGCTCTTTCGCCTATGTGACCATCGCGCCCTGCGGCGGGGGCTTCTGTGGCACGATCAGCCGGACCTTCAAGGACGGGGCAGAGTACAAATCCCCCAATATCGGTCGGCAGATCGTGCGGAACATGTCCGCACAGGGCGGCGGCAATTACAGCGGTCAGGTCTGGCGCCCCGCCAATGACAAGATCTACAGCGGCAAGGCCACCGTGTCGGGCAACCGGATGAGCCTGTCCGGCTGTGTCGCCGGCGGCCTGATCTGCAAAAGCCAGACCTGGGCCAAAATTCAGTAA